A genomic window from Synechococcus sp. WH 8016 includes:
- a CDS encoding DUF1995 family protein — MSLSVTLPADLVEAEAMTLASLKQALSDRQQRRWTVTWRFEGLRLLNPALRLAQALQAEGHDVVLGWPDAGSAALAQRDSPELASHCLALKDLMLSSDPELKGRLLLAIGPQPSDYDLVEQICNGWEGTVVLLNGKLEDAGVGIGSVARGRRKGFLSIWRSAFHLEPLAEGALLQTEQEMWHLFKADPDGYRFLATMPSKPDAEAIAMALNGEDVSLGRQLGAVDRFIEDLRS; from the coding sequence TTGAGTTTGTCCGTCACCCTTCCTGCCGATCTTGTCGAGGCCGAGGCGATGACCCTCGCTTCCCTCAAGCAAGCTCTGAGCGATCGTCAGCAACGTCGCTGGACCGTGACCTGGCGCTTCGAAGGACTCAGGCTCCTCAATCCAGCGTTGCGGCTAGCGCAGGCCTTGCAGGCTGAAGGACATGACGTGGTGTTGGGCTGGCCAGATGCGGGATCAGCAGCCCTAGCGCAACGGGATAGCCCAGAGCTCGCGTCGCACTGCCTTGCCCTCAAGGATCTGATGCTCTCCAGCGACCCCGAGCTCAAGGGCCGATTGCTCTTGGCCATTGGACCGCAGCCAAGTGATTACGACTTGGTTGAACAGATCTGCAACGGCTGGGAGGGAACAGTCGTTCTTCTCAACGGAAAACTTGAGGACGCCGGTGTGGGCATTGGCAGTGTTGCCAGGGGTAGACGCAAAGGGTTTCTCTCCATTTGGCGGTCTGCCTTCCACTTAGAGCCGCTCGCGGAAGGGGCACTCCTGCAAACCGAACAGGAGATGTGGCATCTGTTTAAAGCGGATCCTGATGGCTATCGGTTCCTAGCCACCATGCCCTCAAAACCAGACGCCGAGGCGATTGCCATGGCGCTAAACGGCGAGGATGTCAGTCTTGGACGTCAATTGGGAGCGGTCGACCGCTTCATCGAAGATCTGCGTAGTTGA
- the dapF gene encoding diaminopimelate epimerase, whose amino-acid sequence MLQFSKYQGLGNDFVLLEGRAGQLPLNITEPDPHWVRQLCDRRFGIGGDGLILALPPQHGEELRMRIFNADGSEAEMCGNGIRCLARFLADSDGDQPGRTWRTETMAGVIVPELCEDGQIRVDMGQPFLDPGAIPTTLTTGPSGLPQGEIDLQGSSLQLAAVGMGNPHVVVPVQDLQTIPFDAWGSALEVHPLFPAKTNVHFLEVIDQHTLEIRVWERGAGPTLACGTGACATLVAATLLGLSNSKATVKLPGGPLEISWPDPQGSVFMTGPAVAVFDGVLNPELLPQPGQGSQQQPIPGKAVGQPTPSSRDASPASAPVSTSLDCANDCKDSCQQPDHCLREEAQARVQQFLSSTSLDAMINLAGDSLEERTLSRLNRDDRP is encoded by the coding sequence ATGCTGCAGTTCAGCAAGTATCAAGGTTTAGGCAATGACTTCGTGCTGTTGGAAGGCCGTGCTGGGCAACTTCCTCTCAACATCACCGAGCCAGATCCCCATTGGGTGCGCCAACTGTGTGATCGCCGATTTGGAATCGGAGGCGATGGCTTGATTTTGGCCCTGCCCCCACAGCATGGCGAAGAACTGCGGATGCGCATTTTCAATGCGGATGGAAGCGAGGCCGAGATGTGCGGCAACGGCATTCGCTGTCTAGCCCGTTTTCTTGCTGATAGCGATGGGGATCAGCCAGGACGGACGTGGAGAACCGAAACGATGGCCGGCGTCATCGTCCCCGAACTCTGTGAGGACGGACAGATCCGGGTCGATATGGGGCAACCATTTCTAGATCCCGGCGCCATTCCAACAACCCTCACAACAGGACCGTCTGGACTTCCGCAAGGGGAGATCGATCTCCAGGGCAGCAGCCTTCAACTCGCCGCTGTGGGAATGGGCAATCCCCACGTGGTCGTGCCCGTGCAAGACCTGCAAACCATCCCGTTCGACGCATGGGGATCGGCGCTGGAGGTCCATCCTTTGTTTCCAGCCAAAACCAATGTTCACTTCCTGGAAGTGATCGATCAGCACACCCTTGAGATCCGTGTGTGGGAGCGCGGAGCAGGTCCCACCCTTGCTTGTGGCACCGGAGCCTGCGCCACGCTCGTTGCCGCCACGCTGCTCGGCCTATCGAATTCAAAGGCCACGGTGAAACTTCCAGGGGGGCCACTTGAAATCAGCTGGCCTGATCCCCAAGGCTCCGTGTTTATGACTGGCCCCGCCGTCGCCGTGTTTGATGGTGTTCTGAATCCTGAATTGCTCCCACAGCCAGGCCAGGGTTCTCAACAGCAGCCAATCCCAGGGAAAGCCGTTGGACAACCAACACCATCGTCCAGGGATGCCTCCCCAGCATCAGCGCCCGTCTCGACCAGCTTGGACTGCGCGAATGATTGCAAAGACTCCTGCCAGCAACCGGACCACTGCCTCCGGGAGGAGGCGCAGGCGCGCGTTCAACAATTTTTGTCGTCCACCTCTCTCGACGCGATGATCAACCTCGCTGGAGATTCCCTCGAGGAACGAACCCTGTCCCGATTGAATCGCGATGACAGGCCCTGA
- a CDS encoding cysteine desulfurase family protein has translation MTGPEGPYFYLDGCATAPLRESVIACMGKVQQESWGNPSSLHRIGCDAAESLERARLSIGESLGADRSDILFSSGATESAHLALLGLAKTESPGRLVISAVEHPAVAAAAQQLAESGWTVERWPVDADGQIEMKHLERLLEPPTKIVSLIWGQSEVGTLQPIQAVGEACRSKHIPFHTDATQVLSQGCPNWNELPVDLLTASAHKCGGPRGIGLLLLRPEIAERIQPLLAGGHQENGLRAGTECPVLAQGMAAAFREIAPCQANQVKTSGSGIAPVRDALLALLRQNDAIRVSGHPTDRLPHHLSVLVSDRHGQPMSGRALVRALDREGIAASSGSACSSGRESDSPVLEAMGVDPRWRRSGLRLSLGYWIDPATLPEINDRIQNAIARMNQQSV, from the coding sequence ATGACAGGCCCTGAAGGCCCCTACTTTTACCTGGATGGGTGTGCCACAGCTCCCCTGAGAGAGAGCGTGATCGCTTGCATGGGCAAGGTGCAACAGGAAAGCTGGGGCAATCCCTCGAGCCTGCATCGCATCGGCTGTGATGCGGCTGAGTCGCTGGAACGGGCGCGCCTTTCCATTGGAGAGAGCCTGGGGGCGGACCGGTCAGACATCCTGTTCAGCTCCGGGGCCACCGAGTCCGCCCATCTCGCCCTGCTTGGACTGGCCAAAACCGAATCACCAGGACGATTGGTGATCTCTGCTGTGGAACACCCGGCCGTTGCAGCTGCAGCGCAGCAATTGGCTGAGAGCGGATGGACGGTGGAGCGATGGCCGGTCGATGCCGATGGACAGATCGAGATGAAACATCTCGAGCGATTGCTCGAACCTCCAACCAAAATCGTGTCCTTGATCTGGGGTCAGAGTGAAGTGGGAACGCTTCAACCGATCCAGGCCGTGGGTGAAGCTTGTCGTTCGAAACACATTCCCTTTCATACCGATGCCACCCAAGTTCTGAGCCAGGGTTGCCCGAACTGGAACGAGCTTCCAGTTGATCTGTTAACGGCCTCAGCACACAAATGCGGAGGTCCGAGGGGGATCGGTTTATTGCTCTTAAGACCGGAGATCGCAGAACGGATCCAGCCCCTGTTGGCTGGAGGTCACCAAGAGAATGGGCTACGCGCTGGGACCGAATGCCCCGTCCTCGCTCAGGGCATGGCAGCAGCATTCCGTGAGATCGCTCCTTGTCAGGCCAATCAAGTCAAAACCTCGGGATCCGGGATCGCTCCAGTGCGCGATGCCTTGCTTGCCTTGCTTCGCCAGAACGATGCCATCCGTGTCAGTGGTCATCCCACGGATCGGCTGCCGCACCATCTCTCCGTGCTGGTCTCCGATCGCCACGGCCAGCCCATGTCGGGTCGTGCCTTGGTACGAGCCCTAGATCGCGAAGGAATCGCAGCGAGTAGTGGGAGTGCCTGTTCCTCCGGTCGCGAGAGTGACAGTCCCGTCCTGGAAGCGATGGGCGTGGATCCCCGATGGCGACGGTCGGGGCTTCGGCTCAGTCTTGGCTATTGGATTGACCCGGCAACATTGCCTGAAATCAACGATCGCATTCAAAACGCCATCGCGCGTATGAACCAACAAAGCGTCTGA